In a single window of the Zea mays cultivar B73 chromosome 5, Zm-B73-REFERENCE-NAM-5.0, whole genome shotgun sequence genome:
- the LOC100277041 gene encoding uncharacterized protein LOC100277041 encodes MAASPAEAGAQALPEATEAKEKGKRGGVLRRVWRALFGGREDFEKRLQYLSKEEAAVHARMRRRTQFSRRTVRNLIVLSVLAEVLAVVYAIMMTRNEDLTWQMRAIRVLPMFVLPVVSSVIYSTVVNFTRMLERKDQKTLEKLRAERKAKIDELKERTNYYLTQQLIQKYDLDPAAKAAAASVLASKLGEDTGLKVHVGEEPKLDAAVARSNDVEIVPSDGLRNRKQPNARGSRTGSPTADTPARGTESSLTAGADLETAPAPLVVEHHQGLGASDGGGWIAKIAALLVAEDPSQSYALICGNCHMHNGLARKEDYPHVTYYCPHCHALNTSKQSMWQYSGSNSGRSSPVVLDDGLSTSSSVQETELSNLTHTAGAT; translated from the exons ATGGCGGCTTCCCCGGCGGAGGCGGGGGCACAGGCGCTGCCCGAGGCGACGGAGGCGAAGGAGAAGGGCAAGCGGGGCGGGGTGCTGAGGAGGGTGTGGCGGGCGCTCTTCGGTGGCCGCGAGGACTTCGAGAAGCGGCTGCAGTACCTATCCAAGGAGGAGGCCGCCGTGCACGCGCGGATGCGCCGGCGGACGCAGTTCTCGCGCCGCACCGTGCGAAACCTCATCGTACTCTCCGTCCTCGCCGAG GTGTTAGCTGTTGTTTATGCCATCATGATGACAAGAAATGAGGATCTAACTTGGCAAATGAGGGCAATACGGGTGCTACCTATGTTCGTTCTTCCTGTTGTATCCTCTGTCATATATTCAACAGTTGTTAACTTCACAAGAATGC TTGAGCGGAAAGATCAGAAGACCCTTGAAAAATTGAGGGCTGAGAGAAAAGCCAAGATTGATGAGCTTAAAGAGAGAACAAACTATTATCTTACCCAACAGCTTATTCAG AAATATGATCTTGATCCTGCCGCAAAGGCTGCAGCAGCTTCAGTTTTGGCATCTAAGCTTGGGGAGGACACTGGCTTAAAAGTTCATGTTGGAGAAGAACCAAAGCTGGATGCTGCAGTGGCTAGAAGCAATGATGTTGAGATAGTACCATCAGATGGTTTGAGAAACAGGAAACAACCCAATGCAAGAGGAAGCAGGACCGGGAGCCCTACTGCTGATACCCCAGCACGGGGAACTGAATCCAGTCTAACTGCTGGTGCAGACCTGGAAACTGCTCCAGCTCCTTTGGTGGTAGAACATCATCAAGGCTTAGGGGCTAGTGATGGTGGTGGATGGATTGCAAAGATTGCTGCCTTACTTGTGGCAGAGGACCCATCACAGTCATATGCTTTGATATGTGGCAACTGCCATATGCATAATG GCTTGGCCCGAAAGGAAGATTATCCGCATGTTACCTACTACTGCCCACATTGTCATGCATTAAACACATCAAAGCAGTCCATGTGGCAATACTCGGGCTCCAACTCAGGGCGGTCATCCCCTGTTGTTCTGGATGATGGTCTATCCACTTCCAGTTCAGTACAAGAGACTGAATTGAGTAACCTGACACACACTGCAGGAGCTACCTGA